DNA from Chitinivibrionales bacterium:
TTTTGATTTTCTGCTCGAATGCATCAAATGAAGCACCGTACTGCTTTTCGAATGCATTAATTTTTGCATACAGGACATGCCGCCTGGCGAGAAGATCTATAAGGTAGCTGTTTTGTATTTCTTTCCTGCTTATAGTGAGCATAATTTTCTCCTTGCTTTCATTTTTTGAAGGGAGTTTGCTATTCTAAATATACTCCATTTTAAAAGAAGAATAGAACGCTGTTGACGCTAGTTGGGCTGATACTTCGACACATCGAACAGGCTCAGTGCAACGCACGCTCAGCACAAGTCTCTTTCCCTTCGACATTCCTTGTTCTCTGTTCAATATTCGATATTTCTCTCAAAATATCTGTGACAATCTGCGCAATCTGTGGTTCCCCTCTTCTTTCCGTGCTTTTCCGCGTGTTCCGTGGGAAAAAATCAGAAATCTCCTATAATCCCCGCAATCTTCTCCGCAGCATGGCCATCGCCATACTCCTCAATATCTCTGCGACCATCTTTCGACGCAAGCATTGCATTCACCGATGTTGTAATACTTTCCTTCGATGCCGTATCGGCAAGAAGATTCCATCCGGCCTCAACAGTCTCCACCCATTCGGTCTGATCGCGCAGGGTGACACAGGGGACGCGGTGAAAATATGCCTCTTTCTGCACCCCACCCGAATCGGTAGCGATAAGAATCGCATTGCCCTCCAGATTAGCCATATCCAGGAAACCGACCGGACCGATTATTTTCATATTATTTATGCGCTCTGTAAGCCCATACTCTTGCAGGTATTTTTTTGTCCGGGGGTGAAGCGGCATTATTATCATATGCTCCCTGCCGATTTCGGTAAATGCGTCGACAATGTTCTCCATCCGGTCTTTATGATCGGTGTTTTCCGGACGGTGGATTGTTGCAAGGAGATACTCTTTCGGATTTATCGCCAGATCCCGCAAGATCGTACTCTGTTGTTCTGCTTTTTGAGCGGCATACCGTGCAGTGTCGTCCATGACATCACCGACATGATAGACGTTTTGTGTAATACCCTCATTTTTTAAATTGGTTATTGCGGTTGTGGTGGAGCAGAGGTGCAGTGATGACAGATGATCGGCCACGATCCGATTGATCTCTTCGGGCATATTCCGGTTAAACGACCGCATGCCGCCCTCGA
Protein-coding regions in this window:
- a CDS encoding UDP-N-acetylglucosamine 2-epimerase (non-hydrolyzing), whose protein sequence is EGGMRSFNRNMPEEINRIVADHLSSLHLCSTTTAITNLKNEGITQNVYHVGDVMDDTARYAAQKAEQQSTILRDLAINPKEYLLATIHRPENTDHKDRMENIVDAFTEIGREHMIIMPLHPRTKKYLQEYGLTERINNMKIIGPVGFLDMANLEGNAILIATDSGGVQKEAYFHRVPCVTLRDQTEWVETVEAGWNLLADTASKESITTSVNAMLASKDGRRDIEEYGDGHAAEKIAGIIGDF